The following are encoded together in the Brassica napus cultivar Da-Ae chromosome A9, Da-Ae, whole genome shotgun sequence genome:
- the LOC106367404 gene encoding ER lumen protein-retaining receptor A-like isoform X1, whose product MNIFRFAGDMTHLMSILILLLKIYATKSCAGEFSSLVYASKTSSRKQSRIALTRISLKTQELYALVFLTRYLDQFTDYVSLYNSVMKVVFIASSLAIVWCMRRHPLVRKSYDKDLDTFRHQYVLLACFVLALLLHEIFTFQEVFWAFSIYLEAVAILPQLVLLQRSGNVDNLTGQYVLFLGAYRGLYIINWIYRYFTEDHFTRWIACVSGLVQTALYADFFYYYYLSWKTNTKLKLPA is encoded by the exons ATGAATATCTTTAGATTCGCCGGCGATATGACTCACTTGATGAGTATCTTAATCCTTCTCCTCAAAATCTACGCGACGAAATCCTGCGCCGGTGAGTTCTCTTCCCTTGTGTATGCTTCGAAGACGAGCTCTCGAAAACAATCTCGCATTGCTTTGACCA GAATCTCTCTGAAGACGCAGGAGCTGTATGCGCTTGTGTTCTTGACTCGGTACttggatcagttcacggattaCGTGTCTCTCTACAACAGCGTGATGAAGGTTGTCTTCATTGCTAGCTCGTTGGCTATCGTTTGGTGTATGCGTAGGCATCCACTTGTGCGGAAGTCGTACGATAAGGACCTTGATACATTTCGTCATCAGTACGTTTTGTTAGCATGTTTTGTGTTGGCGCTTCTCCTGCATGAGATATTCACTTTCCAAGAG GTGTTCTGGGCCTTTTCAATATACTTGGAGGCAGTTGCTATCCTTCCCCAGTTGGTTCTGCTACAGAGAAGTGGGAATGTGGACAATTTGACTGGACAATATGTTCTCTTTCTTGG GGCGTATCGTGGATTATATATCATCAACTGGATCTATCGATATTTCACAGAGGATCATTTCACTAGATGGATCG CTTGTGTGTCCGGTCTTGTCCAAACTGCTCTCTATGCGGATTTCTTCTACTACTACTACTTGAG CTGGAAAACCAATACTAAACTGAAGCTTCCGGCTTGA
- the LOC106367404 gene encoding ER lumen protein-retaining receptor A-like isoform X2, translated as MNIFRFAGDMTHLMSILILLLKIYATKSCAGISLKTQELYALVFLTRYLDQFTDYVSLYNSVMKVVFIASSLAIVWCMRRHPLVRKSYDKDLDTFRHQYVLLACFVLALLLHEIFTFQEVFWAFSIYLEAVAILPQLVLLQRSGNVDNLTGQYVLFLGAYRGLYIINWIYRYFTEDHFTRWIACVSGLVQTALYADFFYYYYLSWKTNTKLKLPA; from the exons ATGAATATCTTTAGATTCGCCGGCGATATGACTCACTTGATGAGTATCTTAATCCTTCTCCTCAAAATCTACGCGACGAAATCCTGCGCCG GAATCTCTCTGAAGACGCAGGAGCTGTATGCGCTTGTGTTCTTGACTCGGTACttggatcagttcacggattaCGTGTCTCTCTACAACAGCGTGATGAAGGTTGTCTTCATTGCTAGCTCGTTGGCTATCGTTTGGTGTATGCGTAGGCATCCACTTGTGCGGAAGTCGTACGATAAGGACCTTGATACATTTCGTCATCAGTACGTTTTGTTAGCATGTTTTGTGTTGGCGCTTCTCCTGCATGAGATATTCACTTTCCAAGAG GTGTTCTGGGCCTTTTCAATATACTTGGAGGCAGTTGCTATCCTTCCCCAGTTGGTTCTGCTACAGAGAAGTGGGAATGTGGACAATTTGACTGGACAATATGTTCTCTTTCTTGG GGCGTATCGTGGATTATATATCATCAACTGGATCTATCGATATTTCACAGAGGATCATTTCACTAGATGGATCG CTTGTGTGTCCGGTCTTGTCCAAACTGCTCTCTATGCGGATTTCTTCTACTACTACTACTTGAG CTGGAAAACCAATACTAAACTGAAGCTTCCGGCTTGA